The following DNA comes from Shinella zoogloeoides.
GCAAGGGAGGCTTCGATCTGGGTATTGTCCGGGAAGAGTTCGTAGAGGCCGGAGACGATGGAGAGCGTCGGGCGCGGCTCGGTTGCCGCCAGCGCTTCCGTATCGAAGGCGTCGGCACGGTGGAAGGAGGCCACGGCCTGCAGGCCGCGTTCAGCGATCAGCGCCGTGCCCTTGTCCACATTGATCGGCGAATAGTCCTGCAGGCGGATGCTGTCGGGCTTCGCATCCGACGCAGCGACGGCGTCGAGCACGTAGCGCCCGTGGCCGGCAGCGATGTCGAGCAGGCGCAGCGGCTTGCCGTCCGCCTTTAAGCGGGCAAGCGCCTTGCCGATAAGTTCCTCCAGATGGACCTTGCGCTGGCGGATGCCGCGCCAGCCGATGGCGTCGAGGAACTGCCGGTCGATCAGCCGCCCACCGGGGCCGAGGCCGCGCGGTTCGTCCTCATAGACGTAATCCAGCGTCGAGCCGGAATCGAAGCCGGTGCGCAGGCCGGTCGCGATCCCCTTGGAAAAAATGCCGCCGAACCGGATGGAGGCGCGCGTCAGCGCCCAGTAGAGGCCGCGCGGCGAGAAGAGCGAGAGCGGTGTCGCCAGCCGGTCGGCCTCGTCGCGGGTATAGCCGGTGAGATGCGCGCGCCGCATATCCGCCACGACGGGCGGCTCGGCAAAGCGAGCGAGGAGGAAGGCGCGCACCTTCTCCAGTGCTTTCGCCCTGTCCCGCTCGCCGAGCGTGTCATGGTAGAAGCCGGGCAGCACATGGCGTTCCTTGATCGTGCCGCCAAGATTTTCGAAGAAACGGTGCTGCGGCGCATGGCGCACGACGAAATCGCTGCCGGAAACGAGAAGCTGCGTCGGCACCGTGATGGCGCGCGCATCGGCCACCACGCGGTCGGCCGCCTCGTAGAGTTCCAGAAGAATGTTGGAAGCGATGGGGCGGGTGATCAACGGATCGGCCTCGAAGGAGGCGATGCGCGCCGGGTCGTGCGTCAGGAAACGCGCCTTGACATAGGAATTGACGAAGAAGGTGCCTTTCAGCTTCTGCCAGAGTGCAATGCCCTCTTTCGCAAAGGGAACGTATAGCTTCACGTCGAAGGCCGGCGAGGCGAGCACCAGCGCGCGGATATCCGGCGCATAGTCATGCACCCAGGTCGCCGCCAGCACGGCGCCGACGCTCTGGGCGACGACGGCGATATCGTCCATCGCAAAGCCGTCGGTTTCCCGGATATGGCGGACGAAGCAGTCGAGATCGCGCACCGAATGAGCGAAGGAGGGCGAATGGCCGCGCTCGCCGGGCGAACGACCATGGCCGCGCGCATCCCAAGCGTAGAAGGTAAAATCGTCGAGGCCGAGTTCTTCGGCGATATGCGCCACGCGCCCACCATGCTCGTGGCCACGATGCAGGAGCACGATCGCGCCTTTTGCCGTACCCGAACGGGCGGGCCACACGCGGTAAAACAGCTCCACGCCGTCATGGCTCGCGAACGTCTTTTCGATCATGCCACCATTCCTTCGCTGTGAGATCATCACCTATACGGATGAGCCCGCAGGTTTGCAGTTGATTTCATTGCGTTGCGTCTGCATTTGTTGAAGGCAATCGAGCGGATTCGAGCTTTCATGTCGATCTATAAACTGAAATCGTCTTTCCAGAACCTCCTTCGCCCGATGGTCGGGCGGCTGGCGGCCATGGGCCTCACGGCCAATCAGGTGACGCTCGTCGCCGCCATCGTTTCGATTGCGATCGGGGGGCTGCTTGTCGTCCAGCCCGAGCCGGCGCTCTTCGCGCTTGTGCCGGTGTGGATGTTCCTGCGCATGGCCTTCAATGCCGTCGATGGCATGCTGGCGCGCGAGCATGGGCAGAAGAGCGCGCTCGGCGGCTATCTCAA
Coding sequences within:
- a CDS encoding bifunctional alpha/beta hydrolase/class I SAM-dependent methyltransferase; the encoded protein is MIEKTFASHDGVELFYRVWPARSGTAKGAIVLLHRGHEHGGRVAHIAEELGLDDFTFYAWDARGHGRSPGERGHSPSFAHSVRDLDCFVRHIRETDGFAMDDIAVVAQSVGAVLAATWVHDYAPDIRALVLASPAFDVKLYVPFAKEGIALWQKLKGTFFVNSYVKARFLTHDPARIASFEADPLITRPIASNILLELYEAADRVVADARAITVPTQLLVSGSDFVVRHAPQHRFFENLGGTIKERHVLPGFYHDTLGERDRAKALEKVRAFLLARFAEPPVVADMRRAHLTGYTRDEADRLATPLSLFSPRGLYWALTRASIRFGGIFSKGIATGLRTGFDSGSTLDYVYEDEPRGLGPGGRLIDRQFLDAIGWRGIRQRKVHLEELIGKALARLKADGKPLRLLDIAAGHGRYVLDAVAASDAKPDSIRLQDYSPINVDKGTALIAERGLQAVASFHRADAFDTEALAATEPRPTLSIVSGLYELFPDNTQIEASLAGLARAMEPGALLLYTGQPWHPQLEMIARALTSHRGGEAWIMRRRTQQEMDQLVAAAGFRKIEQRIDKWGIFTVSMAERI